One window of Hymenobacter sp. BRD128 genomic DNA carries:
- a CDS encoding acetamidase/formamidase family protein, whose protein sequence is MKKNTRFLFLAALLTSLGAQAQRLPKAQHELLITPATAAWGYYDAAAQPVLRIKSGETVQVHTLLTSSPTRLEGAGVAPAQVEQSLRDIYDKVTNKGPGGHILTGPIFVEGAEPGDVLEVRIKGIELAIPYAYNGFGPKSGFIPEDFGYAKMKIIPLDKKRMVANFAPGIEIPLHPFFGSMGVAPPPAMGRVNSAPPGIFGGNLDNKDLVVGTTLYLPVHAPGALFFVGDGHAGQGNGEVDITALETSLIGNLEFIVHKDMHLTVPRAETPTHYISMGLDEDLTLASKQAVREMIDFLMKTKGMTKDDAYMLCSVAGDLNVTQVVDGTRGAHMLLPKSIFDKKK, encoded by the coding sequence ATGAAAAAAAATACCCGCTTCCTTTTTCTCGCCGCGCTGCTTACCAGCCTCGGCGCCCAGGCCCAGCGCCTGCCCAAAGCTCAGCACGAGCTGCTAATTACGCCCGCCACCGCCGCTTGGGGCTACTACGATGCGGCGGCCCAACCCGTGCTGCGCATCAAGTCGGGCGAGACGGTGCAGGTGCATACCCTGCTGACATCCAGCCCCACGCGCCTCGAAGGCGCGGGCGTAGCGCCGGCCCAGGTCGAGCAGAGCCTGCGCGATATCTATGACAAAGTGACGAACAAGGGCCCGGGTGGGCACATCCTCACGGGGCCGATTTTTGTGGAAGGTGCCGAGCCGGGCGACGTGCTGGAGGTGCGCATCAAGGGCATCGAGCTGGCTATTCCCTACGCCTACAACGGCTTCGGGCCGAAGAGCGGGTTTATTCCGGAAGACTTTGGCTACGCCAAAATGAAGATTATTCCGCTGGATAAGAAGCGGATGGTGGCCAACTTCGCGCCGGGCATTGAAATTCCGCTGCACCCGTTTTTTGGCAGCATGGGCGTGGCACCGCCCCCGGCCATGGGCCGCGTAAACAGCGCGCCGCCCGGTATTTTCGGCGGCAATTTGGATAATAAAGACCTAGTGGTGGGCACCACACTCTACCTGCCGGTGCACGCGCCGGGCGCGCTCTTTTTCGTGGGCGACGGCCACGCCGGCCAGGGCAACGGCGAGGTGGATATCACCGCCCTCGAAACCTCGCTGATTGGTAACCTGGAGTTTATTGTGCACAAAGACATGCACCTGACGGTGCCCCGCGCCGAAACGCCAACCCACTACATCAGCATGGGCCTCGACGAAGACCTGACCCTAGCCAGCAAGCAGGCCGTGCGCGAAATGATTGATTTCCTGATGAAAACCAAAGGGATGACCAAAGACGACGCCTACATGCTGTGCAGCGTGGCCGGCGACCTCAACGTGACGCAGGTGGTCGATGGCACGCGCGGCGCGCACATGCTGCTGCCAAAAAGCATTTTTGACAAGAAAAAATAA
- a CDS encoding prephenate dehydratase, with amino-acid sequence MKVAIQGFQGSFHEVAARQYFGASPALGFCATFGEVVAQVTGGRADAALMAMENSLAGSILPNYLLLERHALTITGEIYLPIHQHLLVLPGTTLADIRAVHSHPMALRQCGDYLSQYPSWQLVETEDTGLSAQQLAERQTPSVAVIAGAQAAEAFGLQIVAPAINDDPSNYTRFLILERAAEAQPVASPDKASLYFYTSHAPGMLARVLTLVASHGLNLSKLQSCPRPSQPWHYGFHADVEFAAPAQLAALLAELPAVTEELRVLGAYQRGSMEFGQEATAQTGLKERRAQHDDRI; translated from the coding sequence ATGAAAGTCGCCATCCAAGGTTTCCAAGGTAGTTTTCACGAAGTAGCTGCCCGCCAGTATTTTGGCGCTAGCCCCGCGCTGGGTTTCTGCGCTACCTTCGGCGAGGTGGTGGCCCAGGTAACCGGCGGCCGCGCCGATGCCGCCCTCATGGCTATGGAAAACTCGCTGGCCGGCAGTATTTTACCTAATTATTTGCTGCTGGAGCGCCACGCCCTCACCATCACCGGCGAGATTTACCTGCCCATTCATCAGCACCTGTTGGTGCTGCCCGGCACCACGCTGGCCGATATCCGGGCCGTGCACTCGCACCCAATGGCCCTGCGCCAGTGCGGCGATTACCTAAGCCAATACCCTAGCTGGCAATTAGTTGAAACCGAAGATACCGGCCTCAGCGCCCAGCAGCTGGCCGAGCGCCAAACCCCCAGCGTGGCCGTAATAGCCGGCGCCCAGGCTGCCGAGGCGTTCGGCCTGCAAATAGTAGCCCCCGCCATCAACGACGACCCTAGCAACTACACCCGGTTTCTGATACTGGAACGGGCGGCCGAGGCCCAGCCGGTGGCTAGCCCCGATAAGGCATCGCTGTATTTCTACACTTCGCACGCGCCGGGCATGCTGGCACGGGTGCTCACGCTGGTAGCCAGCCACGGGCTGAATCTGAGTAAGTTACAATCGTGCCCCCGGCCCAGCCAGCCCTGGCACTACGGCTTCCACGCCGATGTGGAGTTTGCCGCGCCCGCCCAGCTAGCTGCCCTGCTGGCCGAGCTGCCCGCCGTGACTGAAGAGCTGCGGGTGCTGGGTGCATACCAGCGCGGCAGTATGGAGTTTGGGCAGGAAGCGACTGCCCAAACAGGCCTAAAAGAACGTCGTGCTCAGCATGACGACCGTATTTGA
- a CDS encoding chorismate mutase: protein MTFSSQLLTNTFPMFNDLFNRKPEDKPFLISGPCSAETEAQVLETCQRLAATGKVQALRAGIWKPRTKPGGFEGVGAKGLPWLKKASELTGLPVAVEVATAKHVEDCLAFGVDLVWVGARTTGNPFSVQEIANALRGVDIPVLVKNPIHPELELWVGAIERLQKAGLKQVGMIHRGFSSYGNTDYRNAPMWHLPIEMKRRMPEMPILNDPSHICGRRDTLFAVAQQALDLDFDGTMIESHIDPDNAWSDAKQQITPEVLKQLITDLVWRHETTDKEEFVNALAGLREQINNLDAEVMQLLGRRMAVAEKIGQYKKENDITILQTARLNEILERSKRQGAQVGLTEEFVERYMEAVHLESVLRQERVMQG, encoded by the coding sequence ATGACATTCTCTTCTCAGTTATTAACCAATACCTTCCCCATGTTCAACGACCTTTTTAACCGCAAGCCCGAGGATAAGCCCTTCCTTATCTCCGGCCCGTGCTCGGCCGAAACCGAGGCGCAAGTACTCGAAACCTGCCAGCGTTTGGCCGCCACCGGCAAGGTGCAGGCCCTGCGCGCCGGCATCTGGAAGCCCCGCACCAAGCCCGGTGGCTTTGAGGGCGTGGGCGCCAAAGGCCTGCCCTGGCTCAAGAAGGCTAGCGAGCTTACCGGCCTGCCCGTGGCCGTGGAAGTAGCCACCGCCAAGCACGTGGAGGACTGCCTGGCCTTCGGCGTGGACCTGGTGTGGGTGGGCGCGCGCACTACCGGCAACCCGTTTTCGGTGCAGGAAATCGCCAATGCCCTGCGCGGCGTGGATATTCCGGTGCTCGTCAAAAACCCCATTCACCCCGAGCTGGAGCTGTGGGTGGGCGCCATCGAGCGCTTGCAGAAGGCTGGCTTAAAGCAAGTGGGTATGATTCACCGGGGCTTTTCGAGCTACGGCAACACCGACTACCGCAACGCCCCGATGTGGCACTTGCCCATCGAGATGAAGCGCCGGATGCCCGAGATGCCCATCCTCAACGACCCCAGCCACATCTGCGGCCGCCGCGATACGCTGTTTGCCGTGGCCCAGCAGGCGCTCGACCTCGACTTCGACGGGACGATGATTGAGAGCCACATCGACCCCGACAATGCCTGGAGCGATGCCAAGCAGCAAATCACGCCCGAGGTGCTCAAGCAGCTCATCACCGACCTGGTGTGGCGCCACGAAACCACTGATAAAGAAGAATTTGTGAATGCCCTGGCCGGCCTGCGCGAGCAAATCAACAACCTCGACGCCGAGGTGATGCAGCTGCTGGGCCGCCGCATGGCCGTGGCCGAAAAAATCGGCCAGTACAAGAAGGAAAACGACATCACCATCCTGCAAACCGCCCGCCTCAACGAAATTCTGGAGCGCAGTAAGCGCCAGGGCGCCCAGGTGGGCCTGACGGAGGAATTTGTGGAGCGCTACATGGAGGCCGTGCACCTGGAATCGGTACTACGCCAGGAGCGGGTGATGCAGGGCTAG
- a CDS encoding pyridoxal phosphate-dependent aminotransferase produces MQVSTASRLAHTGEYYFSRKLRELAALNAAGANIISLGIGSPDLPPHPSVVAALAATASQPTAHGYQSYQGTPALRQAMASFYQTHYGVALDPATEVLPLAGSKEGLMHIGMTFLETGDAVLIPNPGYPTYRAVAEICGAAVREYDLTAETGWLPDLDALAQRDLSRVKLMLVNYPHMPTGTPASPAFLQKLVEFAAAHNIMLVHDNPYGFVLNETPPTSLLSIPGAKAVALELNSLSKSHNLAGWRVGMLVGRADWLTEVLRFKSNMDSGMFLGIQQAAVAALALGGDWFAELNATYRVRRALVRELLASLGCAAAPGQTGLFIWAKVPPQYADGYALSDAVLAEARVFLTPGGIFGSNGNGYIRASLCQPESVLREALERVKLVAA; encoded by the coding sequence ATGCAAGTTTCTACCGCCAGCCGCCTGGCTCACACCGGCGAATACTACTTCTCGCGCAAGCTGCGCGAGCTGGCCGCCCTCAACGCGGCCGGGGCCAATATCATCAGCCTGGGCATCGGCAGCCCCGATTTGCCGCCGCACCCGAGCGTGGTGGCGGCCCTGGCGGCCACCGCCAGCCAGCCTACTGCCCACGGCTACCAAAGCTACCAGGGCACACCGGCGCTGCGCCAGGCGATGGCCAGCTTCTACCAAACGCACTACGGCGTGGCCCTTGACCCCGCCACTGAGGTGCTGCCCCTGGCCGGCTCCAAAGAAGGCCTGATGCACATCGGGATGACGTTTCTGGAAACTGGCGACGCGGTGCTCATCCCCAACCCCGGCTACCCGACGTACCGGGCCGTGGCCGAAATCTGCGGCGCCGCGGTGCGCGAGTACGACCTGACGGCCGAAACCGGCTGGCTGCCAGACCTCGATGCCCTGGCCCAGCGCGACTTGAGCCGCGTGAAGCTGATGCTCGTCAACTACCCGCACATGCCCACCGGCACGCCGGCTAGCCCGGCGTTCCTGCAAAAGCTGGTTGAGTTTGCAGCGGCTCATAACATCATGCTGGTGCATGACAACCCGTATGGCTTCGTGCTGAATGAGACGCCGCCCACGAGCTTGCTCAGCATTCCGGGCGCTAAGGCAGTGGCATTGGAGCTTAACTCGCTCAGCAAGAGCCACAACCTGGCGGGCTGGCGCGTGGGTATGCTGGTGGGCCGCGCCGACTGGCTGACGGAGGTGCTGCGCTTTAAGAGCAATATGGACTCGGGAATGTTCCTGGGCATTCAGCAGGCCGCCGTGGCGGCGCTGGCCCTCGGCGGCGACTGGTTTGCCGAGCTAAACGCCACCTACCGCGTCCGCCGCGCGCTGGTGCGTGAGCTGCTGGCTAGCCTCGGCTGCGCGGCCGCGCCGGGTCAGACGGGGCTGTTCATCTGGGCCAAAGTGCCGCCGCAATACGCCGATGGCTATGCCCTCAGCGATGCCGTGCTGGCCGAAGCCCGCGTGTTTCTGACGCCGGGCGGCATTTTCGGCAGCAACGGCAACGGCTACATCCGCGCCAGCCTGTGCCAGCCCGAGAGCGTGCTGCGCGAAGCGTTGGAGCGCGTCAAACTTGTAGCGGCCTAA
- a CDS encoding prephenate dehydrogenase, with protein sequence MTISIIGLGLIGGSLALSLRQHGLAGHLIGVEANPAYARRALELGLVDEIAAALPRAVAPASLIIVAVPMDAMLAVLPQVLDLVADGQVVIDVGSTKNNLLAAVAAHPRRRQFVAVHPMAGTEYSGPDAAVRGLFEGKTLVVCDAEASDPAAVATVEALFRALPMRVLHLGAADHDLHTAYVSHISHLTSFALALTVLEKEQRGEQRIFDLAGGGFASTVRLAKSAPATWVPIFRQNRENVLDVLDEHLVQLNKLRDLLATENYAGLAEQLTHANEIRKIIP encoded by the coding sequence ATGACTATCAGTATCATTGGCTTAGGCTTGATTGGAGGCTCGCTAGCCCTGAGCCTGCGGCAGCACGGGCTGGCTGGCCACCTCATTGGCGTGGAGGCCAACCCGGCCTACGCCCGCCGGGCGCTGGAGCTGGGCCTGGTCGATGAAATCGCCGCCGCCCTGCCCCGTGCCGTGGCGCCGGCTAGCCTCATCATCGTGGCCGTGCCCATGGATGCCATGCTGGCGGTGCTGCCCCAGGTGCTCGACTTAGTAGCCGACGGCCAGGTGGTTATCGACGTGGGCTCGACCAAAAACAACCTGCTGGCGGCCGTGGCCGCGCACCCGCGTCGGCGCCAGTTTGTGGCCGTGCACCCCATGGCCGGCACCGAATACTCGGGCCCCGATGCGGCCGTGCGCGGCTTGTTCGAGGGTAAAACGCTGGTGGTCTGCGATGCCGAGGCTAGCGACCCCGCCGCCGTAGCCACGGTCGAAGCGCTGTTTCGGGCGCTGCCCATGCGGGTGCTGCACCTCGGCGCGGCCGACCACGACCTGCACACGGCCTACGTGTCGCACATCTCGCACCTTACCTCGTTTGCGCTGGCCCTCACGGTGTTGGAGAAGGAGCAGCGCGGCGAGCAGCGCATTTTCGACCTGGCTGGCGGTGGCTTCGCCTCCACCGTGCGGCTGGCCAAGAGCGCCCCGGCCACCTGGGTGCCCATCTTCCGCCAAAACCGCGAAAACGTGCTCGATGTGCTCGACGAGCACCTGGTGCAGCTCAACAAGCTGCGCGATTTGCTGGCCACCGAGAACTACGCCGGGCTAGCCGAGCAGCTGACGCACGCCAACGAAATCCGCAAGATTATTCCCTAG
- a CDS encoding endo-1,4-beta-xylanase encodes MKTPQRIGIALVAALGSHFTLSAQNAPVVVEAETGTSTNPPTPLAGTTTGDWAARTAAASGTTPAVTYMTTLSDVSSVPGGGSAPGTAARVLTYTVTFPAAGTYDLYARIRVGPGGANDDSYFYGKTFGTKDFATTSTDWTTANGLFNVGYVAGSSLAVDGGGSGATGVWKWVDMSKYSGYGAVPTTFTVPAGALTQTFQIGAREDGLDLDKFVFGQSGLYFTVANLDAGAQGSTTAPVQFVPAGPPLATGKSKYLGCAYSAAQSPNFTRYWNAVTPENGGKWGSVEGTRGTFNWADLDSAYNRATRSGSVFRMHNLIWGAQQPTWIAGLPAADQLAEIKIWFAAVAARYPKIDFIDVVNEPINTPPTGLVTIGSNAGSVDPNGGAYINALGGTGTTGYDWIITAFQLARQYFPTARLMVNEYSVENSATRAATYATIINLLKSRNLIDGVGIQGHAFSTAGQSAATINGNVATLAATGLPLYVTEYDTDGLDDAVQLAEYQRVFPLFWENPNVKGVTLWGYRPGHWRTAQGAPLVNADATERPSLVWLRNYIKNTPLDTKAASAATAGIFLYPNPAQGGRVSLSLPASLGTQAVDVQVLNSLGQSILHRTLPSSTEAVRSLALPGVAQGLYTVRLQTSAGTFSQRLTVE; translated from the coding sequence ATGAAGACACCTCAACGCATAGGTATTGCGCTGGTGGCCGCGCTTGGCAGCCACTTCACCCTTTCGGCTCAGAACGCCCCCGTGGTGGTCGAGGCCGAAACCGGCACTTCGACCAACCCGCCCACGCCCCTGGCCGGGACCACAACCGGCGACTGGGCTGCCCGCACGGCGGCCGCCTCGGGCACGACGCCCGCCGTTACGTACATGACTACCCTGAGCGATGTATCGTCGGTGCCGGGCGGCGGCTCGGCGCCCGGCACCGCGGCACGGGTGCTCACCTACACCGTTACGTTTCCGGCGGCGGGCACCTACGACCTGTACGCGCGCATTCGGGTAGGGCCGGGCGGGGCCAACGACGACAGCTATTTTTACGGCAAAACCTTCGGCACCAAAGATTTTGCCACTACCAGTACTGATTGGACAACAGCCAATGGCCTTTTCAACGTGGGCTACGTGGCCGGCAGCAGCCTGGCCGTAGATGGCGGCGGCAGCGGCGCCACCGGCGTGTGGAAGTGGGTCGATATGTCGAAGTACTCTGGCTACGGCGCGGTGCCGACTACCTTCACGGTGCCGGCCGGGGCGCTTACCCAGACGTTTCAGATTGGCGCCCGCGAAGACGGGCTGGACCTTGATAAATTCGTGTTTGGCCAATCGGGACTATACTTTACGGTGGCTAACCTTGATGCGGGCGCGCAGGGCTCGACCACGGCGCCCGTGCAGTTTGTGCCGGCCGGCCCACCGCTGGCCACCGGCAAAAGCAAGTACTTGGGCTGCGCCTACAGTGCGGCGCAGTCGCCCAACTTTACGCGCTACTGGAACGCCGTGACGCCCGAAAACGGCGGCAAATGGGGCAGCGTGGAGGGCACGCGCGGCACCTTCAACTGGGCCGACCTCGACAGCGCCTACAACCGGGCCACCAGGTCGGGCAGCGTTTTTCGCATGCACAACCTCATCTGGGGCGCCCAGCAGCCCACCTGGATAGCCGGCCTGCCAGCGGCCGACCAGCTGGCCGAAATTAAAATCTGGTTTGCCGCCGTAGCCGCCCGCTACCCCAAAATCGACTTCATCGACGTGGTGAATGAGCCCATTAACACACCGCCTACCGGCCTGGTCACCATCGGCAGCAATGCCGGCAGCGTGGACCCCAACGGCGGCGCCTACATCAACGCCCTGGGCGGCACCGGCACCACCGGCTACGACTGGATAATCACCGCCTTCCAGCTGGCCCGCCAGTATTTTCCTACTGCTAGGCTCATGGTAAACGAATACAGCGTGGAAAATTCTGCGACCCGCGCCGCTACCTACGCGACTATCATCAACCTACTCAAGTCGCGCAATCTTATCGATGGCGTGGGCATACAAGGCCATGCCTTCTCCACAGCAGGCCAGTCGGCGGCCACTATCAACGGCAACGTGGCGACCCTGGCCGCCACCGGCCTACCGCTTTACGTAACGGAGTACGACACCGACGGCCTCGACGATGCCGTGCAGCTAGCGGAGTATCAGCGCGTATTTCCGCTGTTTTGGGAAAACCCAAATGTGAAGGGCGTAACGCTGTGGGGCTACCGCCCCGGCCACTGGCGCACCGCTCAGGGCGCCCCCCTGGTAAATGCCGACGCTACCGAGCGCCCGTCGCTGGTGTGGCTGCGCAACTACATCAAAAATACTCCCCTGGACACCAAGGCCGCCAGCGCAGCCACGGCCGGCATTTTCCTCTACCCCAATCCGGCCCAGGGTGGCCGCGTATCACTGAGCTTGCCGGCTAGCCTCGGCACCCAGGCCGTAGACGTACAAGTACTCAACTCGCTGGGCCAAAGTATCCTGCACCGCACGCTGCCCAGCAGCACCGAGGCAGTGCGCTCGCTAGCCCTGCCCGGCGTGGCTCAGGGCCTCTATACCGTGCGCCTGCAAACCAGCGCCGGCACCTTCAGCCAGCGCCTGACGGTGGAATAG
- a CDS encoding winged helix-turn-helix domain-containing protein has product MARVRALLGRPALPTSAPAAGFLAIGRYRFDHPQQRLRLADGSQPEATLTHREAELLKRLHDQRNQVLTRTDVLRELWGDDSFFNGRSLDVFITRLRRYLRHDPQVQIVNVRGVGYKLLA; this is encoded by the coding sequence GTGGCGCGCGTTCGGGCGCTGCTGGGCCGCCCGGCCCTCCCCACATCGGCCCCGGCGGCGGGGTTCCTGGCCATTGGCCGCTATCGTTTCGACCACCCGCAGCAGCGCCTGCGCCTTGCCGACGGCAGCCAGCCCGAGGCCACCCTCACCCACCGCGAGGCTGAGCTGCTCAAGCGCCTCCACGACCAGCGCAACCAGGTGCTCACGCGCACCGACGTGCTGCGCGAGCTTTGGGGCGACGACAGCTTTTTCAACGGGCGCTCGCTCGACGTGTTTATCACGCGCCTGCGCCGGTATCTGCGCCACGACCCCCAGGTGCAGATTGTGAACGTGCGCGGCGTGGGCTATAAGCTGCTGGCCTGA
- a CDS encoding DUF1028 domain-containing protein: protein MLRKLLPFFAALLLLASPAARAQSIYSATDPLAHTFSIVARDPKTGEMAVAVQSHWFSVGTSVSWGEAGVGVVATQSFTNKSFGLRGLALLKSGKTAQQALDELLANDEGRDVRQVAILDNQGRVATHTGKKCVDMAGHQQGNQFSVQANMMLNATVWGAMAKAYEAGAALPLAERVLAALDAAQAAGGDIRGRQSAALLVVRGTTTEGPWADRLVDLRVDDADKPLVELRRLLKLHRAYDHMNAGDLAVEKNDMPKAIAEYQAAEKMFPSNLEMKYWHAITLANKQQVPAALALLRPIFQQEPNWRTLTERLPKVGLLTVSPAELKQILALK, encoded by the coding sequence ATGCTTCGCAAACTCCTACCCTTTTTCGCAGCGCTGCTCCTGCTGGCTAGCCCGGCCGCGCGGGCCCAGTCAATCTATTCGGCCACCGACCCGCTGGCCCACACCTTCAGCATCGTAGCCCGCGACCCCAAAACCGGCGAAATGGCCGTGGCCGTGCAAAGCCACTGGTTTTCAGTGGGCACCAGTGTGAGCTGGGGCGAGGCCGGCGTGGGCGTGGTGGCTACCCAGTCCTTCACCAATAAGTCGTTTGGCCTGCGCGGGCTAGCCTTGCTCAAGAGTGGAAAAACCGCCCAGCAAGCGCTCGACGAGCTGCTGGCCAATGATGAAGGCCGCGACGTGCGCCAAGTTGCCATACTTGACAACCAAGGCCGCGTGGCCACTCACACCGGCAAAAAATGCGTGGACATGGCCGGCCACCAGCAGGGCAATCAGTTTTCGGTGCAGGCCAACATGATGCTCAACGCTACCGTGTGGGGTGCCATGGCCAAGGCCTACGAAGCCGGCGCCGCCCTGCCCCTGGCCGAGCGCGTGCTAGCCGCCCTCGACGCGGCCCAGGCCGCCGGCGGCGACATCCGGGGCCGGCAGTCGGCCGCCCTCCTGGTAGTGCGCGGCACCACCACCGAAGGTCCCTGGGCCGACCGCCTCGTGGACCTGCGCGTGGACGATGCCGACAAGCCGCTCGTGGAGCTACGCCGCCTGCTGAAGCTGCACCGCGCCTACGACCACATGAACGCCGGCGACCTGGCCGTGGAGAAAAACGACATGCCCAAAGCCATTGCCGAGTACCAAGCCGCTGAGAAGATGTTCCCTAGCAACTTGGAAATGAAGTATTGGCACGCCATTACCCTAGCCAATAAGCAGCAAGTGCCCGCCGCGCTAGCCCTGCTCCGGCCCATTTTTCAGCAGGAGCCTAATTGGCGCACCCTCACTGAGCGCCTGCCCAAAGTAGGGTTGCTCACGGTGAGCCCGGCCGAGCTAAAACAGATTCTAGCCCTGAAGTAG
- a CDS encoding alpha/beta fold hydrolase — protein sequence MGLLLALLLGVGGQPLLAQTKPAASPVPHHFFTLTNFKTEGGAVLPKALVGYGTYGHLNARRDNAVLLPSHYMAGHRGYEWLIGPGKCLDTTKLFLVTTELFGNGKSSSPSNTPEPFHGPRFPVMTIRDNVQAVHELLTKELKITHLRALIGFSMGAQQAFQWAVRYPTFADRIVATSGTAKNYPHGVVRLEGQIAALTADEAFKNGDYTTPPTKGIEAFATVWTGWLFSQEWWRKELWRSEEKPGVTFEQVLNNYRTHFIPGADANDLIAQMRTWEYHNVGTTPGFGGDVEKALRSIKVPILYMPSETDLYFPVGDARYEAAFIPGVQLLPIPSLWGHTAGAASNPADAKFLNENIGKFLAGK from the coding sequence TTGGGCCTGCTGCTAGCGCTGCTGCTAGGCGTTGGCGGCCAGCCGCTGCTGGCCCAAACCAAGCCGGCGGCTAGCCCGGTGCCGCACCACTTTTTCACCCTCACCAACTTCAAAACCGAGGGCGGCGCTGTGCTGCCGAAAGCGCTGGTGGGCTACGGCACCTACGGCCACCTCAACGCCAGGCGCGACAATGCGGTGCTGCTGCCCTCACACTACATGGCAGGGCACCGCGGCTACGAATGGCTCATCGGCCCTGGCAAATGCCTCGATACCACCAAGCTGTTTCTGGTCACCACCGAGCTGTTTGGTAATGGCAAGTCGTCGTCGCCCAGCAACACGCCCGAGCCGTTTCACGGCCCGCGCTTCCCGGTCATGACCATCCGCGACAACGTGCAGGCGGTGCACGAGCTGCTAACCAAAGAGCTAAAAATCACGCACCTGCGCGCGCTCATCGGCTTTTCGATGGGCGCGCAACAGGCGTTTCAGTGGGCCGTGAGATACCCCACCTTCGCCGACCGCATCGTGGCTACTTCGGGCACGGCCAAAAACTATCCGCACGGCGTGGTGCGCCTCGAAGGCCAGATTGCCGCTCTCACCGCCGACGAAGCCTTCAAAAATGGCGATTACACTACGCCGCCGACCAAGGGTATCGAAGCCTTCGCCACGGTGTGGACTGGCTGGCTATTCTCGCAGGAATGGTGGCGCAAAGAGCTGTGGCGCAGCGAGGAGAAGCCCGGCGTCACCTTCGAGCAGGTGCTTAATAACTACCGCACGCACTTCATCCCCGGCGCCGATGCCAACGACCTCATCGCCCAGATGCGCACCTGGGAATACCACAACGTAGGCACCACACCCGGTTTCGGTGGCGATGTCGAAAAAGCCCTGCGCAGCATCAAAGTGCCCATTCTGTACATGCCTTCGGAAACGGACCTGTACTTCCCGGTGGGCGATGCGCGCTACGAGGCGGCGTTCATTCCGGGCGTGCAGCTGCTGCCCATTCCCTCCTTGTGGGGCCACACCGCCGGCGCCGCCAGCAACCCCGCCGATGCGAAGTTCCTCAACGAAAACATCGGGAAGTTTTTGGCTGGCAAATAA